The DNA sequence ccaattatttacactaaattcagaacttacaccatttttgggttttatctcataaattttttcagtaatatcatatttggtattgtttcataaaaaatactaaaaatgagtttgagtttggtttATGGAGTATGGTCGAGATGGTCTAATTAATCTTGAAAATCCGAAAATACATGCATCTTTCCCCATGTGCTAAAACCCTATAAATACAAGCTGTGTTCACGGGTCACCTCGTCTTCAGCTGCGATTCTCACAAACTTCAATCCAATcgactttctctctctaaaaactttgaaaaatgGAGGCTGCTGATTCCACTCGTTCGTTTCTCCGAGATGTCAAACGCATCGTCATCAAGGTAGCCAACTCTGTAACCTTTTATTGTATCTTCATTCGTCTCGTTTCTGAtctcattttgaatttttagtgGTTGATTTTGTGGATTTTGTGCGGTGCTGTTTCATTGTATGGATTGCTCTGTTTTTGCTTGTTCATAGCAATCAAATTAATCGTTTTCTCAATCGGATGTGTATTATGCAAGTTCATGAAGTCATTGATCTGAAGATGCCATTGCTTGTCATTACTTGTTTGCTCTCTGTGAACTTGAACTCTGTTTCCAGCATTCACTAGTGTCAATTGTGTATACAATGAAATGACATTGAAGTAGGAGATTTTGGATGAAGATGTTGACTACGTTAGTGTGACTATTTGGCTTGATCTTCAGTGTTTCTAGCATTTTCTGTATTGATTGCTTCTGTCATGGTGTTAGAATGCTTGGAAAGGAGAAATGAGTTTGGTAGGTTCGCTTGTGCTAGTTTTAAGGCTGAAAATGAGATAGAGGTGTACTTATGTTGCTGAAAGAGTTGTTGTTCTtggatttcaaattttataacaaaaataggTGAATAAGTAATTCCTTTTGAAGTTGAAAGATAACAGAAATTTCATTTGATACTATTATGGTTCAAAAAAGattcaccttttttttttgttctagtGTGAGCATCAACACCGTTGTGTAAACCATTATTATGATGATGTTATTGTCAGTATGATAGATGGTGTTAACTGATGCTTCGTCTTTTAATTGTAGGTGGGAACAGCCGTAGTAACTCAAGCCGATGGGCGACTAGCTCTTGGAAGAGTAGGCTCACTTTGTGAGCAGGTGCTGAATGATTACgttaaaataagatttttttcaGTTGCTAATTACATCCGCAAGCCTTGTCCAATGCTTacattttaaagttacaaatCATGTGCAGATCCATGAACTCATCACAGATGGCTACGAGGTGATTTTGGTGACATCAGGTGCTGTTGGTGTTGGCCGCCAACGGCTTAGATACCGGAGATTAGTTAACAGCAGGTATTTTGGCTCCCTTTATTGGCTTGATTAAGGTTTCAGTGATTTCTGAaagaacatatgcaatttttGCCTTCTAAGAATTTTTAGGAATTtgtgtttgttgttttgttgaatGCTATATGATCAATGTTACTGGTGCTTAAATATATTACAATAATTATGTCGGACAACACTGTTAACCTCtgttttaccattttaatttgtggcCATCTTTTTGGTAGCTTTGCAGACCTCCAAAAGCCGCAAGTGGAACTTGATGGAAAAGCTTGTGCAGCTGTTGGGCAAAATGGTCTTATGGCTCTGTATGACACTTTGTTCAGCCAGGTAcgacttaaataaaataactctCCTGGAAGATATGCTAATTATTTTGATCTAACTTAATTTGGGATTTCCTGTGTGCAGTTGGATACGTCCTCAGCACAACTTTTAGTAACTGATAATGATTTTAGAGACCCAGACTTCAGAAGGCAACTGAATGAAACTGTAAAGTCTTTGTTGTCACTGAAGGTGGTTccaatatttaatgaaaatgatgCAATCAGTACCAGGAAAGCTCCATATGAGGTGGGCTATTTTATCATTGcttaaatttgttgttttaattaGATGGTGCACAATTTAGTTGGACTGCTTGTTACCATGCGCCTTAACTACTCAAACACAGGAAAAGATTCTACTTTTCTTTCCCGGTTTTAGTTTTCAAATCAGTTTTTTCGTGTGGGGAACTACTGTTGCAAGAGTCCAGTGatctttcttcaatttcattaGTCCATTGGAATGCATATTAGAAACAAACTTAAGTTGACTATTTCATTTAGGATCTATGTATATAAACACTCTCTGGCTTCTTAAGTTCATAGTGGGGTACAGAACCACAATCTAGATTGGATATCAGCATATGCTTGCATATTCCTTATTTGTTTCCATTTTGTAGGACGCTTCTGGAATATTTTGGGATAATGACAGTTTAGCGGCTCTCCTGGCACTGGAGCTAAAAGCTGATCTCCTTGTTCTATTGAGTGATGTAGACGGTCTTTATAGTGGCCCACCAAGTGATCCACATTCTGAACTAATTCATACATACGTTAAGGAAAGCCATGAGGGTCTGATAACTTTTGGAGACAAATCACGAGTGGGAAGAGGAGGGATGACGGCTAAAGTAAAAGCTGCTGTTTATGCTGCTTATGCTGGCATTCCTGTTGTTATCACCAGGTATTCTGCTAACCTCCCTGTAATTTTTGCTATCTTGTTTATTTCATACGGTGCATACATTTGTTTATTACAATGTAATTCTCTCTGTGATTGAACGAGTATATATCTCCCTACCGCATAAGGAGCAGATGGATAAATAGGAAAGAGCAACATGAGACATCTAACTTGAACAAATGTGATGAAAATAACATTTTCCCACAAAGATTTCCTTTCAGCTGACTTGATACTTTCTCTGTGCTGATCAGAGCATTGCCGACACTTGTTCAAGACTTCAAGTGACTATTAAGCGACTGTTGTTGaacttttttaattgttttgggTCATGCATCTTAATTGAAACTCATTGTATCTcttgaatatttttcttaaaatcttattttctatttcctGTGATACTTGTATCTGGTTTGGTTCTAGTTTCATTTCAATAAAGAATTATGTGAAGTCTCTGAAAAGTTGCTAATTGGAGTTATATACTGAATAGTGAATACTAGGAACAAGAAAACTAGCATCGGGCAGTCTTTAAATAACACTCATTTGCAGAAAAGTTGCTTTCTTGATTAACCTTCTTCCATTATTAGCATCTCTCTGTTAATTTTGAATGTTGATTCTATTTTTTCCCTACAAGTGATAAATTATTTAGGAGGATTGCATAAACCTAATGCAATAAAGTTCAACTGTCCAAATATTTctctaataataaattgggatTTTTGTactcactttctctctctgatGACAACACTCTCTATCTGGATGTAGCGGTTTCGCAtatggaaatattttaaaagtattagGTGGACAACGTATTGGCACGCTATTCCACCGAGATGCACATAAATGGGCCACAGTAGGAGAATTAGGTGTTAGGGAGATGGCAGTGGCTGCCAGAGATGGTTCGCGGAGACTACAGGTAATCATTGCTGAATATGGACTCTTTTGGTTTGTTACAGAAATAATAAGCATGTTACAATTGTATGTTGCAGGCAATGTCTTCCCATGAAAGGAGTAAGATTTTGTTGAGTGTTGCGGATGCCTTAGAGGCTAGTGAGAAGCTAATAACTGCTGAAAATGAAGCTGATGTTGCTGAAGCACTAAAGGCTGGATATGACAAGGCGTTAGTATCAAGGCTTGCTTTGAAGCCTGGCAAGGTAAGTTGACTTGATAAAGCATGTCACTTTTTAGCTGAAGTGTTGCCACCGAACTCTATATTCTCAGAATATACATTCAATATTCAGGTTTCAAGTCTTGCAAATTCTATTCGTGTGCTTGCTAACATGGAAGAGCCAGTTGGTCGGGTTTTGAAAAGAATGGAGGTCAGTAAATGGGGTTCTTATCCTCATTGAAAGAGCTACAGCATTTTCGTTAGACCTACGGTAAATGATTGGTTTGCAGCTGTTTCACCGCCCTCGAATGAATTTGGTCATTGCAATACTTGTTAgttatatatacatgtgtgTTTCAGGAGTAAAAATATTTGGTGGACCTCGAGCGAGCTCTTCACTGGACATTCCCGAGGCGCATTCATTACACCACGAATACAGTTCTCTTGCTTGCACCATTGAGATTGTGGACGATGTAAATGCTGCCATTGATCATATACATCAACATGGAAGGCATGTCTCCTTTTGAAACCTTTTGAAATCATATTTGTCTTTACATGACTTTTCAATATTGTGAGAATGACATCTAATGCGGCGTAACTCTCATAATTGCAGTGCACATACGGACTGCATTGTAACTGATGACGATGAGGTTGCTGAAATCTTTTTGCGTCAAGTTGACAGGTAATTTCTttgtcaattatatataacATTCAGCAAtgatatttgaaaaatgaactTTAACTAAAATCCTAGATTGCACTAACATGACCCGTTGACATTTCAGTGCTGCCGTGTTTCACAATGCTAGTACAAGATTCAGCGATGGCTTCCGCTTTGGATTAGGTGCAGAGGTATGTTATCGTCGTCTATGTTCCACGTAGGTCTCAACAACAAACGATCAGATCAGCCATCTAATATGCATCAATCTAACAGGTTGGTATCAGTACAAGTCGAATTCACGCTCGTGGTCCTGTAGGTGTTGAAGGATTGCTAACAACACGATGGTATGTTACTTACACGATTTTTCCCTTGTGCTCAATCgataaattgcaattttctTCATATATGCTCTTAATCACATAATGAATTTGATACAGGCTTGCAAGAGGAAAAGGACAAGTGGTGAACGGTGATAAAGACATTGTGTATACTCACAAGGAGATGAGTCTTCAAGCGTGACCGGGTGAAGCGAAGTAGTTGACAATCGTTCACAACCCCGACTGCTTGGAGGCGACAATAACATCAACTGCTAGTAGGTATAGTAGTAGGCATCCCTTTGAGttgtggagagagagagaccatGTCACCCTACTTGTATTGTTTgtgtattattaatattaaacaGATCTTATTAAGAGAGAATAAGGAGTGATTTAGTTGATGAGTAATGTggttataaattattatttggcCAATTTACCCCCTTCTCATCACAAAAATGAATGTCTGTTTTCtatctttttatctttttttttgttttatcgAGAATAATGTTGGCTACTTAACGTGTGCACATGAATAATCAAGTATGCGATTATGCTAATGCCAGAAAGAGAGGAATCAAACAAGGACTGATATTAAGAATTTTCATTGTCAATTAGCTAGATAGAATTGCAATTTCGTTTTGTTGATCAAACAGCTAAGGCTTTTGTAGTAAGATTATCAAAACCCAAAAAACCATGATCAACCTACAAAAATTCTcatattagaaagaaaataataggaTTATTGTTCTAAAAAATACCTGAAAGactattacaaaatatataaggaGAAATcagtaatactactacttctaAGGTGAAATCAAGCTTCCTTCATACTCAATGATATCATATTCCGAGGCCGAAGTCCCACACATCTCAAAACGTTTGATGAATTTCCGAGCACAGTAATCATACAAAAGCACTTCTCTTGATGTACGACCTTTGAGAACCACACAATTATCGTTcctccaaaaaggaatatcatAAGTCGACCCAAAATTGcaattccaaaaataatataggtccACATTATTCACATTATTCCAAATAAGCTCACTTCCTTCACCGCTCGACTCAAAAACCTCCAACTTACATGTGTCCACAACAAGGATAATAAAAGAGCGCTCACCCTTTGCAAGAATCGCAAAAACCTTCCAGAACCTAAAGTACTTATCAAGTACTTGGTCACCCCGTCGCGATATTGTAATTGTTCGAAACACTTCATTCTTCATATCAAaacttaatataatattttcatgcTCTGACCTTGTGTACCCTTGCCAGTGGACAAAGGATCCATTCTTGCACACCGACTTTATGGGATACTGGATGACCAAATCTTGATCAATATTATCCAATTCACTCCAAGAATTTGTCCTTGCCGAATACATATTGGCATGTAAACAGTGGTGCACCAAGCACCGCAGCAACTGCACCACTTTATAATCTTCATCGAAACCCAGTCCCACATGATGACCACTAAAATCTTGTCTACGACAGAGAGGAGAAGGAAGTGGTAGAATCTTGAATTGACCAAGAAAAGGATTGCATAGTGTAATGCCTAACTCAACACGAGACTAGACCCTTAACCGCAGATACCCTTTGGTCGATATGCTGAAAGTCATACGACATCAATGACTTCCCGTTGTCTAGGAGACTTAGCGATACTTGTTTACGACCATAAATGATATCAGAAGTAAAGCATAGATATTCCTCCTCATCTATGTTGTTGTTACGGCGCAAGTTGTACAATTTTCTAAAGTGTGGAGAATTAATGATGTAATACCACGATTTGTGGACACCTATGAATCTCAAGAGGGATCGAACAGGAAGATGCAAGAGTATCTCAAACACCACATCGGTATTCATAGCTATGTGTTTCTATGAAATTGTTGGAATTATGTTATATATCTATTAACGGCGGTgattagggttagggttattGCTCTTTTCATATAATCTTGATTTCCAtatacttttttctctatGCAATCAATTATTGATAAACTATGATTCTATTCACTTCGGGGCTTTTCGAGTTTTCTCTATGCAATTATTGATAGGCGCATTTAATTGTCGAGGGTCTGTGATATTGTAAAAAttgttagtatattttttaagggagtgtaaaatattataaagttGCAAGATTCctacttaaaataatttgaccCCTTTATTCCTGCTAATTTGGTTGGCGGTAAAGTAAAGTTGGtaaggaaaatgattcatgggaaaatgaatcccgggAATATGATTCTTAGTAACATTACTTTCCTGTGTTTGGagaatatcaagattttaaatttatacttaatttaaacaccaaactaaaaatatacttattattattttatttataaaaaagaataatattataaattttttaataaattattaattataaataattataattatattattatatttatcgtttcgatggatagtttaaatatggattatccatcataatatataataatataattataattatagttacatggagtattatactcatttattataataataaatataataattattatattataattataacatttacagatattataattgaataaaatttataaattaaaattgcactataactttattgattaacaatgaatttataaaatataataattattattaattatataattatattttaattattaataaattatcaattaatattatgaattattataaaatatagttataattatgattttaattatagttatttattatagtgaaattaagtataatttataattttaaattattttaaaatatagtaattaattaataataataataataataataataataataataataataataataataataataataaaactatactatattgcttaaatatgtaagaatcctaaaactgggaaaaagaatacctaagaaaagttaAGATTCAATCCTagaaagttgtactaactttcccagtttgattaaaaactgaaacaaacgcagaaatttaaagtttaaagaatcagattactttccaTACAGAATCctgacaaccaaacatggcctaatTAGTGTAAAATATTGTAAAGTTGCAAGATTCCTacttaaaatatgattaattgataCTCCTATATTTCAATGACGAAATCTTTATTCAGTCAAGATTGTGTccgtatatataaatatacataggAAGGGAGGGATGTGGTATACACGTTGTAGTTAAATAATAGAGTAAAATACTATTTTGATCCTAAACATTTGCTTTTTAAAAATCGAGTCCTAAACAATTGAAATCGTCGTGGGATTTATATGATAAAAGGGtacaaataaacaaatgaaatcagTCTAATTGGATTATTCTCAAGCTACAACTTGAAATAAAGGGGTCAAATTAGTATAGCAATGTTTTAGTAATTTCTACTCAGAGATATCAATCGATCAAAGTGTAATACAAATTGGATAATAGGATTTCCTATATTGTGCATAAATATATAGGAATGCATCGTGTGATATACATgttgtaattaaataatacctAGATTTGATATAAGCAATCCCGGAATTATCTGTTTTTTTCAATACTATTATATTGGCTATATAATGTCTATATAACTATATTGATGATAGTTACTCTATTCATTCAGgtagtatgtttttatttaatatcttAAATCTCTCAAATTGTacttaatagtataatattccctcaattttttatttaatctaatcaaaatgattcattactaaaaaaaatacatttatttatactttatCATCTGTtcaactttattctttttccacttaaaacacaaaataaaactaaaatggGAGAGCAATAGTAAGAAGGTAAACAAGACCATCCTCGGTGTCACCCACCCCTGCTTCGAAGCTCCCGTCCACGACATCATTGTCATCAATTACTTTAAGAGTTCGAGCGAACGTCAGTGTTTCACTATAAACTACAAAGAAGCATTTTACCAAAGCCACTCCACCAATGTTTCTTCCATCTACACACAACCTTCTCATTCctagagaaaatatatatactccatacgGGTCCTATTCcgatgcttatagcaccctaatctaaaatcaagactaaatctccacccttgaattttaaaatgagtggatgagattaaagctcacaaaatctcaataaatagtagacaaaatatcgacaaaagggtaatatcgtcattttgttatcatatgataattttcgttagtgtttttttatatcaacattgtgtattacaaatatcaacaatatgacattagaatatcaacacaaggacaagaaaatatcaacacatttttattgagattggacatgcataatattgagattttgcctacaatatattgagattttttgttgcatttgttgaaaatagctgcttatcaacatgtacgaaaattgaaatataatttatcaaatttcatcacccgaacatcgtcggaacatatgcaattgagatctcgttggaatccttattaaattatctttaatttgatatattttttgcgaaaaaataatttaaattgagagagttacgtaaatttaaagatttaagatgattttgaggagagagaaaatagttagttataattactatatataggatttgacattaatacccttttaatttaattaataattatttaaatttaaaatatattacacttgacattatattaaccacaagatcttctaatctaatggttgaaaattggtctcaatttggcattggtaattagttagcaattgattacatccctacTACATACTACACTTTTAGATATCATGATACAGTTTGGTTCTCCTGTACaacttttatttcattaagcACAAACTAATTAAACTCTATAAACATTACTATTagaaagaaaggaaaaggaTTAGTGATCTAAAACAAACGTCTGAAATACCATAAACTAGCTagtattacaaaatatatgagGAGACATAAGAAGATGATTAGAACAATCATTGATAATACTTCTAAGGTGAAATCAAGCTTCCTTCATATTCAATGATGTCATCACCATGGATCGAGCTATGTATGTTGAAACGTCGTATGAATTTCCGAGCATGGTAATCATACAAAATCACTTCTCCAAATTTACTACCTCTGACAACCACACAATCATCATTCCTCCAAATTGGAATATCATCCATCTTCAGAATTTTGCGCCTCCAAAAAGGCTTTAGTTCCACATTACTCACATTATTCCAAACAAGCTCACTTCCTTCGCCGCTCGACTCATAAACCTTCAACCTCTGACGGTCAAAAACAAGGACAACAAAAGAGTAATCACTCTTTGCTAGAACACGAAAACCACGTGAGTCATAAAACACTTCATCACCCAATAGTGATATTGAAGTTGTTCGAAACACTTCATTCTTCATATCAAAGCTCAGTATGATCTTCTTGTTCTCTGACCTTGTGTACCCTACCCAGTGGGAAAAGGATCCATTCTTGCCCACCGACTTTATGGGATTCTCGATGACCAAATCTTGATCAATATTATCCAATTCACTCCAAGAATTTGTCTTCGCCGAATACAAATTGGCATGTAAAGAGTGGTGATTGGACAGCAACTGCACCACTTTATAATTTTCGTCGAAACCCAGTCCCTCGTGATGATGATCAAAATGATGATATCTACGGCAGTGAAGAGAAGGAAGTGGTAGAATCTTGAATTGACCAAGAAAAGGATTGCATATTGTAATGCCTAACTCGTCACGAGAACTTATGCAGACTAGACCACGAGAACTTATGTAGCATAGAAGCTTAACCTCCCCAGATCTTACGCTTTGGTCGATATGCCGAAAGTCATATGATATCAATGACTTCCTATTATCTAGGAGATTTATTGATACTTGTGTACCACCAGTAAAGAAATAAGAACGAAAGTATAGATGTACCTCCTCATCTTTGTTGTTGTTACGGCGCAAGGTGTACAATTTTCTAAAGTGTGGAGAATTAACGATGTAATACCACGATTTGTGGACAACTATGAATCTCAAAAGGGATCGAACGGGAAGGTGCAAGAGTATCTCAAACAACACATCGATATTCATAGCTGTGTGTTTCTATGAAATTGTTGGAATTATgcaatgtatatatatattagaatTATATTTCTATTAACGGCGGTAATAAGGGTTAGGGTTATTGCTCTTTCCATATAATCTTGATTTCCAtatacttttttctctatatatgCAATCAATTATTGATAGTCTATTCTTTCCATATTTCGACCTATCTTTCCATATTTCGACCTATCTTTCCATACTTATTTTTACGAGTGTAAAATATTGTAACGTTGCAACTAATACTACCAGATTCCAAACTTGaatatgattaattgataCTCCTATATTTCAGTGAcgaaatttttatttagtcaAGATTGTGTccttatatataaatatacataggAAGGCAGGGTGGTTATAAAATGCAagcttatatattgtacaaactcaaaactcttcaacacagctttaacacaatttcaatacaatatcaacacggtgtaaaatttcaagattttaatgccaatacagtatcaacacagcatcaatcattgactaccgttgaaattctacTGACATTTTCCCGTTGAcgtttttttgtgatctgttgacattttttcaatggtccagatcatagttttgagtttgtacaatatttagagttttcatttcaCATCCCTAGGAAGGTATACATGTTGTAGCTAAATAATAGAGTACGATACTATTTtgatcctaaacatatgaccgaAATACGATGATtgttcaaaatattcattttttaaaaatcgagtcctaaacaaatgaaatcgTCGTGggatttttatgataaaagggtacaaataaacaaatgaaattagtaTAATTGGATTATTTTTAAGCTAAAACTTGAAATAAGGGGTCAAATTAGTATAGCAATGTTTTAGTAATTTCTTCTCAGAGATATCAATCGATCAAAGTGTAATACAAAGAGACTTTTACCAAAACTATTCCACCAAATTTATGCACAATATAGGAAATCCTCCTAGCACCGTACATAATTCTAGTTCGTTTATTCGTTCAGGCTCAGCTGCTCAATCTCCTCCATCtctaaaagaaataatggaataaataaatgagTAATGAAGTAGAATactaaatatgataaaatttatgaaaacaaGATAGTTCTCATGCTGTGATGGGCTAAGTCAAGAACAGAGTTGATGATTGACCTCGTCCACGACATCTTCGAGCACAATAAcctgaagagttgtgggcggACATCAGCGTGTTGGACTGTAATTGAGGCCGCATTTGGTATTCCTTCGGAGACATGTTTCTGAACCGGTGATTGGAGATATATGATCACCACAATATGGATTCTTTGCTAATCAGAGGCTCCTCTTGCTAATTGGATCACTTTTTGATAGAGGGAAACCAAAATAatcatgtactccctccgtccgccattaggagtcccagtcaCTTTTGtgcactcattttataaaaataataataaataattaaagtatagaaatggtaaagtaagagagagagtaatGTAGACAAGACTCTTGACTATATTATTCGCTCTCTTATATACCATTTTtacactttaactatttattactccctccgtttcgccatagttgaggcgtaacttttgggcacggagttttaaaaatgaatgttgagtgtgttaaataaatagataaaaaaagtaagagagtggaaaaggtagagagaataaagtataaagtgaataaagtagagagaataaagtaagagagagtaaagtaagaaagagaaaaaagttaccatatatggaaatgactcaactatgaagaaacttcccgaaatagaaaaatgactcaactatggcaaaacagagggagtatcatttttacataatgagtttaaaaaagttatcgggactcttattcgtggacagagggagtatgtaattagaaagaaaagaacagGATTAGTATTCTAAAACAAACACGtgaaaaaatactactccctctgtaccacttaagatgacacgttttcttttttagtttgtcccaactaagatgacacatttccttttttgaaaactttctctctccaattaatacactcaaccactttttttcactcttattaaaatattcatcattttttctctctctattttaatacttacatccacctcctctctctccaattaaacactttaaccaataactcctaaaaacCCCGTGTCGGCcaaggaatgtgtcatcttagccgggacggagagagtaataaatactcttacaaaatatataatgaaactTAAGAAAATGATTACAACATTAATATCTCCCAGTCTAAGGTGAAATCCAGCTCATTTCGTCCTGTTGGTTTTCGGTCTTGGTGAATGGTGGCCCGGCAGATTTCTTTCAGTCCTCTAGGGGGTTGAGGCAGTGGGGCCCGTTATCACCTTCCCTTCTTGTGCTTGCAGCCGATTACCTCTCGAGATGTCTTGATAGGCTGATCATGGGGGATAAGGAGATAGTCTACAGATGTCGCAAGAAGGCACCGGTCATCACTCACCTTTCATATGCTGATGACATCATCATCTTTACCAGAGCTCACAGGGAGGCAATGGAGAAGCTGGTGGGGTGCTGAACCACTAGCTCAATGATATCTAAAGTTGAAGAAGAATAGTTGATGCGAACCCAACCGACACGCATCAAGCATCGAGCCAGCTCAAGGACGTACACCAAAAGAGGATGAGGAAGATGAGTAGGAAGATGCTAGAGTCCTTAGGTCTGTTCATAACAAGCTTAAGACTCAAAGAGGAGGCCCAGAAGGAAGACCCGGGTGTCTCGAGAGCAATACGCCAAATTCGGCTCGACCCCGCACCAAATCGGAACTGTGGGTCTGTTCAAACGCCAATCTTCCTACTGAGAAGGTGTCCAAATGCTGATCCAAGACTACCATCGACTTCATCGTCGAAATAccttcgcgtgggtacctcACACGCCCCAAACGAAGTTCAGATGAGAGAGATATGGCCGTTTGACGAAAGTCGTGCAGAGCTGCCGAGGAACTAACCGTGGC is a window from the Salvia hispanica cultivar TCC Black 2014 chromosome 1, UniMelb_Shisp_WGS_1.0, whole genome shotgun sequence genome containing:
- the LOC125224122 gene encoding uncharacterized protein LOC125224122, which codes for MNTDVVFEILLHLPVRSLLRFIGVHKSWYYIINSPHFRKLYNLRRNNNIDEEEYLCFTSDIIYGRKQVSLSLLDNGKSLMSYDFQHIDQRILPLPSPLCRRQDFSGHHVGLGFDEDYKVVQLLRCLVHHCLHANMYSARTNSWSELDNIDQDLVIQYPIKSVCKNGSFVHWQGYTRSEHENIILSFDMKNEVFRTITISRRGDQVLDKYFRFWKVFAILAKGERSFIILVVDTCKLEVFESSGEGSELIWNNVNNVDLYYFWNCNFGSTYDIPFWRNDNCVVLKGRTSREVLLYDYCARKFIKRFEMCGTSASEYDIIEYEGSLISP
- the LOC125224115 gene encoding delta-1-pyrroline-5-carboxylate synthase-like; its protein translation is MEAADSTRSFLRDVKRIVIKVGTAVVTQADGRLALGRVGSLCEQIHELITDGYEVILVTSGAVGVGRQRLRYRRLVNSSFADLQKPQVELDGKACAAVGQNGLMALYDTLFSQLDTSSAQLLVTDNDFRDPDFRRQLNETVKSLLSLKVVPIFNENDAISTRKAPYEDASGIFWDNDSLAALLALELKADLLVLLSDVDGLYSGPPSDPHSELIHTYVKESHEGLITFGDKSRVGRGGMTAKVKAAVYAAYAGIPVVITSGFAYGNILKVLGGQRIGTLFHRDAHKWATVGELGVREMAVAARDGSRRLQAMSSHERSKILLSVADALEASEKLITAENEADVAEALKAGYDKALVSRLALKPGKVSSLANSIRVLANMEEPVGRVLKRMEMIGLQLFHRPRMNLVIAILVSYIYMCVSGVKIFGGPRASSSLDIPEAHSLHHEYSSLACTIEIVDDVNAAIDHIHQHGSAHTDCIVTDDDEVAEIFLRQVDSAAVFHNASTRFSDGFRFGLGAEVGISTSRIHARGPVGVEGLLTTRWLARGKGQVVNGDKDIVYTHKEMSLQA
- the LOC125224130 gene encoding putative F-box protein At3g16210, translating into MNIDVLFEILLHLPVRSLLRFIVVHKSWYYIVNSPHFRKLYTLRRNNNKDEEVHLYFRSYFFTGGTQVSINLLDNRKSLISYDFRHIDQSVRSGEVKLLCYISSRGLVCISSRDELGITICNPFLGQFKILPLPSLHCRRYHHFDHHHEGLGFDENYKVVQLLSNHHSLHANLYSAKTNSWSELDNIDQDLVIENPIKSVGKNGSFSHWVGYTRSENKKIILSFDMKNEVFRTTSISLLGDEVFYDSRGFRVLAKSDYSFVVLVFDRQRLKVYESSGEGSELVWNNVSNVELKPFWRRKILKMDDIPIWRNDDCVVVRGSKFGEVILYDYHARKFIRRFNIHSSIHGDDIIEYEGSLISP